In Terriglobia bacterium, a single window of DNA contains:
- a CDS encoding phage holin family protein: MKLLIRWLISTVTLMVVAHFVTGFKVDGFVAALIAALVLGLVNATLGSLLKLLTFPLTVVTLGLFLIVVNAVLLKVAAYFTPGFTIASWKAAFIGAICVSLVSTFLHWIIGDKRREERA, encoded by the coding sequence ATGAAATTGCTTATTCGATGGCTGATCAGCACGGTGACCCTGATGGTGGTGGCCCACTTTGTCACCGGCTTTAAGGTGGACGGATTCGTGGCCGCGTTGATCGCCGCGCTGGTACTGGGATTAGTCAACGCTACGCTGGGTTCGCTGCTCAAGCTGCTGACGTTTCCGCTGACCGTAGTTACGCTGGGGCTTTTCCTGATCGTGGTCAACGCGGTGCTGCTCAAGGTGGCCGCTTATTTCACGCCTGGGTTCACGATTGCCTCGTGGAAGGCGGCGTTCATCGGGGCGATTTGCGTCAGCCTGGTTTCGACGTTTCTGCACTGGATCATCGGCGATAAGCGCAGAGAAGAGCGCGCTTAG
- a CDS encoding phage holin family protein, translating into MRNLLLRWLIESVSLLIVANVVPEFRLSGFFAAMIAAVVFGFINATLGVILRFLTFPLTIITLGLFLIVVNAVLLKIAAAISPGFEVKSWKAALIGALLLSLVSTVLNWLLF; encoded by the coding sequence ATGAGAAATCTTTTATTGCGCTGGTTGATTGAGTCAGTATCTTTGCTGATTGTGGCCAACGTTGTCCCGGAATTTCGCCTGTCCGGTTTCTTTGCCGCCATGATTGCCGCCGTGGTCTTCGGCTTCATCAATGCCACGCTGGGTGTGATACTGCGGTTCCTTACCTTTCCTTTGACGATCATCACTCTGGGACTGTTTCTGATTGTGGTGAACGCCGTGCTGCTGAAAATCGCAGCGGCCATCAGCCCGGGATTTGAAGTGAAATCCTGGAAAGCCGCGCTGATCGGCGCCCTACTGCTGAGTCTTGTTTCAACGGTGCTGAACTGGCTGCTGTTTTGA
- a CDS encoding thiamine phosphate synthase: MLLYYITDRKQFPGDAAEKERRVLAKIAECAAAGVDYIQLREKDLGARELEALATKASRCIPAVSRTRLLVNSRCDVALACGAHGVHLPAGDLAPGDARGIFVRAGAANAVIGVSTHSLEEVAAADEQGASFIVFGPVFEKSGQANPHGLEQLRQACHRPRTEASPVPVLALGGITLENARVCLDAGAAGIAAIRLFQENPAAEIASRVQTIAKLSR, from the coding sequence TTGCTGCTCTATTACATCACTGACCGTAAACAATTTCCCGGCGACGCCGCCGAAAAAGAGCGCCGCGTGCTGGCCAAGATCGCCGAATGCGCCGCGGCCGGCGTGGACTACATTCAATTGCGGGAAAAAGACCTGGGCGCCCGCGAACTGGAAGCTCTGGCGACGAAAGCATCTCGCTGCATCCCCGCCGTTTCGCGCACGCGCCTGCTGGTCAACTCGCGTTGCGACGTTGCGCTGGCCTGCGGCGCCCACGGCGTGCATCTTCCGGCGGGCGATCTCGCGCCCGGCGATGCGCGCGGCATCTTCGTCCGCGCCGGGGCTGCGAACGCAGTCATCGGAGTTTCCACGCACTCTCTGGAGGAAGTCGCCGCCGCCGACGAACAAGGGGCGAGTTTCATCGTCTTCGGTCCTGTATTTGAAAAGAGCGGCCAAGCCAATCCACATGGTTTGGAGCAGCTCAGGCAAGCCTGCCATCGCCCGCGGACTGAAGCGTCACCAGTCCCCGTGCTGGCGCTGGGCGGAATCACTTTGGAAAACGCCCGAGTCTGTCTGGACGCAGGCGCAGCGGGCATCGCCGCGATACGGTTGTTTCAGGAAAATCCAGCCGCAGAAATTGCGAGCCGGGTGCAAACGATCGCAAAGCTGTCAAGGTAG
- a CDS encoding molybdopterin-dependent oxidoreductase — MSVTRREFLRDGSRAAAGIVLGFHFGVRGAHAAQSSVEFAPNAYIRIGADNVVRLWATRSEMGEGVRTILPMVLADELGADWEKVVIEQAAMEPRFKGIRLRTSGSGSAAGTWRPLRKAAATAREMLVSAAAEKWNVSADSCRAEKGSVVHTPSGRKFTFGELAEAASRLPVPASPKLKDRKDLRLVGTRIKRRDSKAIVSGAAIYGQDVRLPGMLHAVIARCPYLGGKMVSFDPAPALKVEGVKHVVPVKSGFATGVAVVAMNTWAAIKGREALKPVWDKGPNAGFDSDQFTRQMERAFGQDGFPLRREGDAPKALAASQNASQRTMEALYEYPFQAHAPLETMNCTAEVRESSCEIWVPTQAPEAAQKDAAKLLGIAEDAVKVNVTLLGGGFGRRLQTDYVPEAVEISKAVGAPVQVMWTRDDDMKYGFFHPPKLERLRAALDDQGLPVAWHHKSSGPHLSLLGPSAEEKKNPNYFADDGMLWGSFDNPYNFAHHWADYVLVESPVPTGPWRAVMYPSTVFARESFLDEIAHAGKLDPIELRLRLLQPGDMLDLKATMINRARLIAVLRLVAEKSGWPAAPREEAGRLWGRGVACNVYDGDCYVAQVADVSLSKDLSDIKVHRIVSAIDCGLVLNPLGLEGQTESAIAWGMTPVLGGKINFKNAQAQEHSFADFKVPRMNQAPRVETYTIQGADAPGGFGETAVPTVAPAIANAIFAATGKRVRRLPIRLS, encoded by the coding sequence ATGAGCGTCACCCGGCGAGAGTTCCTTCGCGATGGCAGCCGAGCGGCGGCGGGAATTGTTTTGGGCTTTCACTTTGGTGTGCGCGGAGCGCACGCAGCTCAAAGCTCGGTGGAGTTCGCGCCCAACGCCTACATTCGCATCGGCGCGGACAACGTGGTGCGGCTGTGGGCCACGCGGTCGGAAATGGGTGAAGGCGTGCGCACCATCCTGCCCATGGTCCTGGCCGATGAGCTGGGCGCTGACTGGGAAAAAGTGGTGATCGAACAAGCCGCGATGGAGCCGCGATTTAAAGGCATACGTCTGCGGACCAGCGGCAGCGGCTCGGCTGCGGGAACGTGGCGTCCGCTGCGCAAAGCGGCGGCCACTGCGCGTGAAATGCTGGTCAGTGCCGCGGCGGAGAAGTGGAATGTAAGCGCCGATAGCTGCCGCGCGGAGAAGGGCTCGGTCGTTCACACTCCTTCGGGCCGCAAGTTTACGTTTGGCGAACTCGCGGAGGCGGCTTCGCGCCTGCCGGTCCCGGCTTCGCCGAAATTGAAAGACCGCAAAGACCTGCGTTTGGTCGGCACGCGGATCAAGCGCCGCGACAGCAAGGCCATCGTCAGCGGCGCTGCGATCTACGGGCAGGACGTTCGCCTGCCCGGAATGCTGCATGCGGTCATCGCCCGCTGCCCGTATCTCGGCGGCAAGATGGTGTCGTTTGACCCCGCGCCGGCGTTGAAGGTTGAAGGCGTGAAGCACGTGGTGCCGGTGAAATCGGGATTTGCCACCGGCGTAGCGGTGGTTGCGATGAATACCTGGGCGGCCATCAAGGGTCGCGAGGCGCTGAAGCCCGTGTGGGACAAGGGTCCGAATGCCGGCTTTGATTCCGACCAGTTCACGCGGCAGATGGAACGCGCGTTCGGTCAAGACGGTTTTCCGCTGCGGCGCGAGGGCGACGCGCCCAAAGCGCTGGCAGCGTCGCAGAACGCTTCGCAGAGAACTATGGAGGCGCTCTACGAATATCCGTTTCAGGCGCATGCTCCGCTGGAGACGATGAACTGCACCGCCGAAGTACGTGAGTCGAGCTGCGAAATCTGGGTGCCCACGCAAGCGCCGGAAGCTGCGCAAAAGGATGCCGCCAAGCTGCTGGGAATCGCCGAAGACGCGGTCAAAGTGAATGTCACACTGCTCGGCGGCGGCTTTGGCCGCCGTCTGCAAACCGACTACGTTCCTGAAGCGGTGGAAATATCGAAGGCCGTGGGCGCGCCGGTGCAGGTGATGTGGACGCGCGACGATGACATGAAGTACGGCTTCTTTCATCCGCCTAAGCTGGAGCGCCTGCGCGCCGCGCTCGACGACCAGGGTCTTCCCGTGGCGTGGCATCACAAGTCTTCCGGACCGCATTTGTCGCTGCTGGGGCCGTCGGCGGAAGAGAAGAAGAATCCCAACTACTTCGCCGATGACGGCATGCTGTGGGGATCGTTTGATAATCCTTACAACTTTGCGCATCACTGGGCGGACTACGTACTGGTGGAATCGCCCGTGCCCACCGGGCCGTGGCGCGCGGTGATGTATCCTTCGACCGTCTTCGCCCGCGAATCGTTTCTGGATGAAATCGCGCACGCCGGCAAACTTGACCCTATCGAACTGCGGCTGCGTTTGCTGCAGCCGGGCGACATGCTCGACCTGAAAGCAACCATGATCAACCGCGCGCGTTTGATCGCCGTGTTGCGGCTGGTCGCCGAGAAATCCGGCTGGCCTGCCGCGCCCCGCGAAGAAGCGGGACGGCTGTGGGGACGCGGCGTGGCCTGCAACGTTTACGACGGCGACTGCTACGTGGCGCAAGTGGCCGATGTTTCCCTGAGCAAAGATCTTTCTGACATCAAAGTCCATCGCATTGTCTCCGCTATTGATTGCGGCCTGGTGCTCAACCCGCTGGGACTGGAAGGCCAGACGGAAAGCGCCATCGCCTGGGGCATGACGCCGGTGCTGGGCGGCAAGATCAACTTCAAAAACGCGCAGGCGCAGGAGCATAGCTTCGCCGACTTCAAAGTCCCGCGCATGAACCAGGCGCCGCGCGTGGAAACGTATACCATTCAAGGCGCCGACGCGCCGGGCGGGTTTGGCGAGACCGCCGTCCCCACGGTGGCGCCGGCCATCGCCAACGCCATCTTTGCGGCGACTGGGAAAAGGGTGAGGCGGCTGCCGATTCGTTTGTCATAG
- a CDS encoding glutamine synthetase family protein, translating into MSNELRNFLTLSYDELEALNLKAKEQRKNRVPMHRIQEERLKYLTDEKRIKAVTVLFSDLEGRLHMLDYDKKFLIKSFDNLTFDGSSIRGFTAQRESDLRLHMDWSAFYWGPSDIFGPGKVLVFGDVIDKGGEPYAADIRGLLKTFAAEMFKKEGYTLNAANEIEGFLFQGTDAERRYHETGKFEYVNTGGYYHSLPGDPLRTFIDTTAEVQRAMGFQNEKDHPEVAPSQFEINYGYGEVVAAADQIQLYKLICRQVATRMGFTASFLPKPVVGVNGSGMHTNVSISKEGKNLFWDPKGEEKLSKLGWAFTDRILTHGNDICLLLNPSVNAYRRLDPHFEAPNQIKASAVDRGSMIRIPIGNEKSMRVEVRSVAPDANAYMVMYSIFKTGIQGETSKIKNLRQAERYLPDNIYTAIDNFKKSGWTTKLFGDDVKGRYADLKLASADRCPRLLGTFVKAPEVQYHHDVYNQFLWNMF; encoded by the coding sequence ATGTCAAACGAACTGCGCAACTTCCTTACCCTCTCGTACGACGAACTGGAAGCCCTCAACCTGAAGGCCAAAGAGCAGCGCAAGAACCGCGTGCCCATGCATCGCATCCAGGAAGAACGGCTGAAGTACCTGACGGACGAAAAGCGCATCAAGGCGGTCACCGTCCTGTTCAGCGACCTGGAAGGCCGCCTGCACATGCTGGACTACGACAAAAAGTTCCTCATCAAGAGCTTTGACAACTTGACGTTTGACGGCTCGTCCATCCGCGGGTTTACCGCGCAACGTGAATCCGACCTTCGCCTGCACATGGACTGGAGCGCCTTCTACTGGGGACCGTCAGACATTTTTGGTCCCGGTAAAGTCCTGGTCTTTGGCGACGTGATTGACAAAGGCGGCGAGCCTTACGCGGCCGACATCCGCGGCCTGCTCAAGACCTTTGCCGCCGAGATGTTCAAGAAGGAAGGCTACACGCTCAACGCCGCCAATGAGATTGAAGGCTTCCTCTTTCAGGGTACTGACGCCGAGCGCCGCTACCACGAAACCGGCAAGTTCGAATACGTAAACACCGGCGGCTATTACCACTCGCTGCCCGGCGATCCGCTGCGCACGTTCATTGACACCACGGCGGAAGTGCAGCGGGCGATGGGATTCCAGAATGAAAAGGACCATCCGGAAGTTGCGCCAAGCCAATTTGAAATCAATTACGGTTATGGCGAAGTGGTGGCCGCGGCCGACCAGATCCAGCTTTACAAACTGATCTGCCGCCAGGTGGCCACGCGCATGGGCTTTACCGCCAGCTTCCTGCCCAAGCCGGTGGTGGGCGTGAACGGCAGCGGCATGCACACCAACGTCTCCATCAGCAAAGAAGGCAAAAACCTTTTCTGGGACCCCAAGGGCGAAGAAAAACTCAGCAAACTGGGCTGGGCCTTCACCGACCGTATCCTCACCCACGGCAATGACATCTGCCTACTGCTCAACCCCAGCGTGAACGCCTATCGCCGGCTGGATCCGCACTTTGAAGCGCCCAACCAGATCAAAGCATCCGCCGTGGACCGCGGGTCCATGATCCGTATCCCCATCGGCAACGAGAAGAGCATGCGCGTGGAAGTCCGCTCGGTGGCGCCGGACGCCAACGCTTACATGGTGATGTACTCCATCTTCAAGACCGGCATCCAGGGCGAGACCTCCAAGATCAAGAACCTGCGCCAGGCCGAACGCTACCTGCCGGACAACATCTACACGGCCATTGACAACTTCAAGAAATCCGGCTGGACAACCAAACTCTTTGGCGACGACGTAAAAGGCCGCTACGCCGACTTGAAACTGGCGTCAGCCGACCGCTGTCCGCGACTGCTGGGGACGTTCGTGAAAGCTCCGGAAGTTCAGTACCACCACGACGTGTACAACCAGTTCTTGTGGAACATGTTTTAG
- a CDS encoding (2Fe-2S)-binding protein — protein sequence MREYSLRVNGKVRKVTATPDTPLLWVLRDELQLTGTKYGCGVGVCGACTVHEDGAAVRSCQVSVSSAAGRGFTTIEGLSAAGDHPCQAAWVEEDVAQCGFCQPGMIMEAAALLKKIPRPSDADIDNTMSHHVCRCGTYQRIRQAIHRAAEMQSGKANAEVKP from the coding sequence ATGCGTGAGTACTCCCTTCGGGTGAACGGAAAAGTCAGAAAGGTGACGGCCACGCCGGACACGCCTTTGCTCTGGGTGCTGCGCGACGAACTGCAGTTGACCGGGACCAAGTACGGTTGCGGAGTGGGCGTGTGCGGAGCGTGCACCGTGCATGAGGACGGCGCGGCCGTGCGTTCCTGCCAGGTGAGCGTGAGTTCGGCGGCAGGCCGGGGGTTCACGACCATCGAAGGACTTTCCGCCGCCGGCGACCATCCCTGCCAAGCCGCCTGGGTCGAAGAGGACGTTGCGCAATGCGGCTTCTGCCAGCCGGGCATGATCATGGAGGCCGCGGCGCTGCTGAAGAAAATTCCCCGGCCGAGCGATGCCGACATAGACAACACCATGTCCCACCACGTGTGCCGCTGCGGCACATACCAGCGCATCCGGCAGGCCATCCATCGCGCGGCGGAGATGCAGAGCGGCAAAGCCAACGCCGAGGTCAAGCCATGA